In the Harmonia axyridis chromosome 3, icHarAxyr1.1, whole genome shotgun sequence genome, one interval contains:
- the LOC123676047 gene encoding thyroid adenoma-associated protein homolog, translated as MVEPSKKHWLDCPYVHTEVYGLSQELYEKPTDQNLKKLHNYIQDTTNLLRKEDARTLFLCYIARCNANRALKNDFLNKVTKSRSDFSLFFEIVNDAIREILENYETEQAILSTKNILYILPVVNTFYQMIKDKDEDRLLLIVEAMLPLYDAVLDTLIQQLQIDFGKAYNFKNDDLLSLSHQTMKHILWIFVKMPECSLESYILAFMDYSYRILSYEKIALDMKSKCALIFLHCLKKLPEEELVNFKFKGNPLLEVTNDPEEKESWICGKNFKFASLLDSTSAKVVLFSALYNCVPFREQFILMLPNNKCVYQSIFEEMLECTNRPLSDNGEIVEITRNLLLMSETINRAPIPIFDSIFDKAFAYVNSYCDFPLDPVQKNSSLFLSNIVKTSCNHYKTGIDKFINCLISSINLREGKRKIDFVTLMYICSNMKCSFLLQRIPYLQDQLLNLLSDHSCFMNASNAYELLMSEHFTEIMLEEWLSIWVRPALAQLRTVDFSVTHIYHRILCKAFQLNQDILRDLFPNKFMGTPREWAVLLKCLCHARNTRIPIRLGKYDTSIYWWGLVEKSKLKLFAVQRDDMIRIAALKVVVECQKTTEYFTEWEFTYLSDYFLLNGCNQVPHMRKEIVALYKKAFTRYFASIEVIRRQVECLKKRMSQTDIPTSESWMSNFTKLNKCYKSFLKNFIGMCIDNICPDSNFYRRNAALELLVFIQPNVEKEEWCSYFKGDDIENLQRILFDNYEVNKKMALGILTKMGSDKFMLQDGDTYTSFMRIALSFASDVKPSKSLSAAYMFQLCCNSPLIPDDEGKLVEDKTTNNDPILRMIQTLTAELLTKSDSYIKSDFDECTLNSPCYGLLTCLRYLIRFRPKELWNESCGTTYRMIFSICQKIFRVVLPIVSNPAPEGYLPDNEETEINIRDDTVRSQKILVYAWRTVKEITLLFAEFVQQDRSIEDNFLSVERYVEIGEHFMDIFVQAKHRGVFEQAYLGFCIICEEYWIYPNKELSKLPMQWLRRGLDLVTGVKVDNRLCSTRRSAGMPFLTLAILTTDPTLDKASVRLTMQELMAAAGNLEEDRMEYRTHSFNILRFLFRHSKLSDYVPPYIERAAELALKGMQCAEWGVRNSATLLFSALITRLFGVQRTQDFEVVTTKNKMTTKVFSSRYPMLYAYLIDTLKAECENKSSLVLHPILIFFSRLYPGYTELEDPMLEEAKIYIRKCMASPDNETRKLAVMASISIVKPKELHQIVRRNFEIISQKNVGNNECLALLLEAWHILQFLGDRCDVHVGKIVADSIYILETAGTKFSHYCVSLYMEVLTFLFGNVLRYEERIDLDTLRKILTSISRLMEEQHLNLTGRSNFESAMVNLTITILLVRLEHVDTTFQAINFDFENYLEVNDGMIMKNYCLHFVLCLNISYNECGLPEPPLYIFDELAPMDSIKNVIANFSTATKSEFLTNIHKFMINFLRRELKRMQLTAKVDECFILILLLLPYYPCLLEALNGGDRQKTMDMLINFCSCDREEVMSAVISCVGVLLTTVKTDKLKNLDYRRLIRLLRRSASPEAAIYRRLSVVQFLVKCKYMYIYGPRNFKTTQFVSILNTILTLLEDESLRIRNEISALTDEENIVYLDEHSKTGWKCCPDKARYDFMKHCCKILPKALSISFLMSWCLRHSPDSLNDMSEVFERSEHNTYAENIPYIQMTSKILNPLLWTLPYSLSYDDKSMFMEEQCQIVTIILYDAMNKYTFPMVNRKTKVSVICALRSILTYLEVNPLNPNFKYKFSEYFKTKILFYFKKQICKRDYHSVKKIFFLLYGPVLMDMDYT; from the exons atGGTTGAACCTAGTAAAAAACATTGGCTAGATTGTCCCTATGTTCATACAGAAGTTTACGGTTTATCTCAGGAACTTTATGAAAAACCGACTGATCAAAACTTGAAAAAG CTCCACAATTACATTCAGGATACCACAAATTTATTGAGAAAAGAAGATGCTCGTACCTTATTTCTATGTTATATTGCACGATGTAATGCTAATCGAGCCTTGAAGAATGATTTTCTAAACAAAGTTACAAAGTCTAgatcagatttctcccttttctTCGAAATAGTAAATGACGCTATCAgagaaattttggaaaattatgaaacagAACAGGCAATTTTATCAACTAAAAACATCCTTTACATTCTTCCAGTGGTGAACACTTTTTATCAAATGATTAAAGATAAAGATGAAGATAGATTGTTATTAATTGTCGAGGCTATGCTACCACTATATGATGCTGTTTTGGATACTTTGATACAACAGTTGCA AATTGATTTTGGAAAAGCTTATAATTTCAAGAATGATGATCTCCTATCTTTATCTCACCAAACTATGAAACACATACTTTGGATTTTTGTTAAAATGCCAGAGTGTAGTTTGGAGAGCTACATATTGGCGTTCATGGATTacagctatagaattttaagcTATGAAAAAATTGCTTTAGATATGAAAAGTAAATGTGCCCTGATTTTTCTTCATTGTCTGAAAAAATTACCAGAGGAGGAATTGGTCAACTTT AAATTCAAAGGTAATCCCCTCTTAGAGGTAACAAATGATCCAGAAGAAAAAGAGAGTTGGATATgtggaaaaaattttaaattcgcAAGTTTGTTGGATAGTACAAGTGCTAAAGTTGTATTATTCTCAGCATTATATAATTGTGTTCCTTTCAGAGAACAATTTATACTGATGCTTCCCAACAATAAATGTGTTTACCAAAGTATCTTTGAAGAGATGCTTGAATGTACTAACAG acCTTTGTCGGACAAtggtgaaattgttgaaatcacCAGAAATTTGCTACTTATGTCGGAAACTATCAATAGAGCTCCAATTCCTATTTTCGATAGCATTTTCGATAAAGCTTTTGCTTATGTAAACTCTTATTGTGATTTTCCATTGGATCCAGTACAAAAAAACAGTTCACTTTTTTTATCTAATATTGTGAAAACTTCTTGCAATCATTACAAAACAG GTATTGACAAATTCATTAATTGCCTCATCAGCTCTATAAATCTGAGAGAAGGAAAGAGAAAAATAGACTTTGTAACATTAATGTACATATGTTCAAATATGAAATGTTCTTTCTTACTCCAACGTATTCCATACCTTCAAGACCAATTGTTGAACCTTCTTTCCGACCATTCTTGCTTTATGAAT GCTTCCAATGCTTATGAATTATTGATGTCGGAGCATTTCACCGAGATAATGTTAGAAGAATGGTTATCGATTTGGGTGAGACCAGCTCTGGCCCAACTGAGAACTGTCGACTTCAGTGTAACTCATATCTATCATAGGATACTGTGTAAAGCATTTCAATTGAATCAAGATATTTTGCGAGACCT atttccaaataaatttaTGGGAACACCTAGGGAATGGGCGGTGTTGCTCAAGTGCTTGTGTCACGCAAGGAATACAAGGATACCGATTAGACTAGGGAAATACGACACCTCCATTTATTGGTGGGGTTTGGTAGAGAAGTCGAAATTGAAGTTATTTGCTGTTCAACGTGATGACATG ATTCGTATTGCAGCTTTGAAGGTGGTTGTTGAGTGTCAGAAAACCACTGAATATTTCACAGAATGGGAATTCACCTACCTATCTGATTATTTCCTACTGAATGGCTGTAATCAAGTGCCCCACATGAGAAAAGAGATAGTAGCCCTATATAAAAAGGCTTTTACCAGATACTTTGCCAGTATCGAAGTAATAAGAAGGCAGGTAGAATGCTTGAAAAAACGGATGTCTCAAACAGATATTCCGACTAGTGAATCTTGGATGTCCAATTTCACTAAACTGAATAAATGCTATAAATCATTCTTGAAAAACTTCATTGGTATGTGTATAGACAATATATGTCCAGATAGTAATTTCTATAGGAGAAACGCAGCTTTGGAATTGTTGGTGTTCATTCAACCCAACGTTGAAAAAGAAGAATGGTGCAGTTATTTCAAAGGAGACGATATAGAGAACTTGCAAAGAATTTTGTTCGATAATTATGAAGTGAATAAGAAGATGGCTCTTGGTATATTAACCAAGATGGGATCGGACAAGTTTATGCTTCAA GATGGAGATACATATACCAGTTTCATGAGGATAGCGTTATCTTTTGCTAGTGATGTAAAACCTAGTAAATCTCTTTCAGCAGCCTATATGTTTCAACTTTGTTGTAACTCTCCTTTAATACCAGATGATGAGGGGAAATTGGTAGAAGATAAAACCACTAATAACGATCCCATCTTGAGAATGATACAGACTCTAACAGCTGAATTGTTGACCAAGAGCGATTCCTACATCAAATCAGATTTCGATGAGTGTACTTTAAACTCTCCCTGTTACGGCCTACTTACCTGCCTGAGATATCTGATCAGGTTCAGACCCAAAGA GTTATGGAATGAGAGCTGTGGAACAACTTACCGCATGATATTTTCgatttgtcaaaaaattttcagggtagtcCTACCGATCGTAAGCAATCCAGCTCCGGAAGGTTACTTACCAGACAATGAAGAAACGGAAATTAACATTAGAGATGACACTGTCAGATCTCAGAAGATATTGGTGTATGCTTGGCGTACAGTTAAGGAGATAACGTTGCTATTTGCTGAATTTGTTCAACAAGATCGTAGCATCGAAGATAATTTTTTGAGTGTTGAACGTTATGTTGAAATTGGAGAGCATTTTATGGACATTTTCGTTCAAGCAAAACATCGGGGAGTATTTGAGCAAGCATACCTTGGTTTTTGTATCATCTGTGAAGAATATTGGAT TTATCCGAACAAAGAACTAAGTAAATTACCAATGCAATGGCTTAGAAGAGGCTTAGATCTAGTTACAGGCGTTAAAGTAGACAATAGGTTATGTTCGACTAGAAGAAGTGCTGGAATGCCGTTTCTCACATtg GCCATATTGACAACAGACCCTACGCTTGATAAAGCATCTGTGCGACTAACTATGCAAGAACTGATGGCGGCTGCTGGTAACCTAGAGGAAGATCGAATGGAATATAGGACTCACTCCTTCAATATTCTGAGATTCTTGTTTAGGCATTCAAAACTTAGTGATTATGTGCCTCCCTACATCGAAAGAGCGGCTGAACTTGCCTTGAAGGGAATGCAGTGTGCAGAATGGGGT gtgaGGAATTCTGCAACATTGCTATTCTCTGCTCTCATAACTCGATTGTTTGGGGTTCAAAGAACACAAGATTTTGAAGTGGTGACCACCAAAAACAAAATGACCACAAAGGTATTCAGTTCGAGATATCCAATGCTTTATGCGTATTTGATAGACACTTTGAAAGCGGAATGTGAGAATAAGAGCAGTCTAGTATTGCATCCAATCCTGATATTCTTCTCAAGATTGTATCCTGGCTATACAGAACTCGAGGATCCTATG ctTGAAGAAGCTAAAATCTATATCAGAAAATGCATGGCCAGTCCTGATAACGAAACTAGAAAATTAGCAGTTATGGCCTCGATATCCATTGTAAAACCGAAGGAACTCCATCAAATTGTAAGGAGGaattttgagatcatttctcaaaaaaatgttgGTAATAACGAGTGCCTGGCGCTCCTTCTTGAG gcttGGCACATCCTACAATTTTTAGGTGATCGTTGTGATGTTCACGTGGGTAAAATAGTTGCGGATAGTATATATATTTTGGAGACTGCTGGTACTAAATTCAGTCATTATTGTGTTTCTTTGTACATGGAGGTTTTAACGTTTCTTTTTGGAAA tGTTCTGAGGTACGAAGAAAGAATCGACCTGGACACGCTTCGCAAAATCTTAACGTCAATATCTAGGCTGATGGAGGAACAGCATCTGAACTTAACGGGCAGGTCAAATTTCGAATCTGCCATGGTTAACCTCACTATCACGATATTGCTAGTAAGGCTTGAACATGTGGACACCACATTTCAAGCTATtaatttcgatttcgagaactATCTGGAGGTTAATGACGGCATGATTATGAAAAACTACTGCCTTCACTTTGTGCTCTGCCTCAACATAAGTTACAATGAGTGTGGTCTACCCGAACCACCTCTTTACATTTTCGATGAGTTGGCACCGATGGACTCTATCAAGAATGTCATAGCGAACTTCAGCACCGCCACCAAGAGCGAATTTCTCACCAACATACACAAATTCATGATAAACTTCTTGAGAAGAGAACTGAAGCGAATGCAGTTGACCGCCAAGGTGGACGAATGCTTCATTTTAATCCTTCTCCTTTTGCCTTATTATCCTTGCCTCTTAGAGGCCCTCAAcggaggtgatagacaaaaaaCCATGGACATGTTGATCAATTTCTGTAGCTGTGATAGGGAAGAAGTTATGAGTGCTGTTATATCGTGTGTAGGTGTTTTACTTACAACTGTGAAAACAGACAagttgaaaaatttagattatagACGTTTGATACGGTTGTTGAGGAGGAGTGCATCACCTGAAGCTGCTATCTACAGGAGGTTGTCTGTTGTCCAGTTTCTGGTTAAATGCAAGTACATGTATATTTACGGACCAAGGAATTTTAAAA CTACACAATTTGTAAGTATCCTGAATACAATCCTTACATTATTAGAAGATGAATCTTTGAGGATAAGGAATGAGATCAGTGCATTGACGGATGAAGAGAATATTGTCTATTTAGACGAACA ttcTAAAACTGGATGGAAATGCTGTCCTGATAAAGCGCGATATGACTTCATGAAACATTGCTGTAAGATTTTGCCTAAAGCGTTATCCATAAGTTTTTTGATGTCTTGGTGCCTCAGACATTCTCCGGATTCTCTAAATGATATGTCAGAG GTATTCGAAAGAAGCGAGCACAATACTTACGCAGAAAACATACCATACATACAGATgacttcgaaaatattgaacccGTTATTGTGGACTTTACCGTACAGTCTCTCTTATGACGATAAGTCTATGTTCATGGAGGAACAATGCCAAATAGTAACTATCATCTTATATGACGCTATGAACAAATATACATTTCCAATGGTGAACCGTAAAACCAAAGTATCTGTGATTTGTGCTCTCAGGTCTATATTGACCTATCTGGAAGTGAATCCGCTCAATCCTAATTTTAAGTACAAATTTAGTGAATACTTCAAAACcaaaatattattctatttcaaaaaacaaaTCTGTAAGAGAGATTACcattctgtgaaaaaaatattctttttattgTACGGACCTGTTCTGATGGATATGGATTATACGTAA
- the LOC123676060 gene encoding protein TEX261 → MLFLTFMTYAAICIQIIYATVAIASGLYYLAELVEEYSSIAKKCITWINIGVTSLFILLWLLEGFPSLMIVCGILAQISHFVILKNFPYVSFLQPSFIVAVLFIVINHLLAFQHFADMYYTFSEVLAYFTLCLWLVPFSLFVSLSANDNVLPMTNDRTDGDVVTNYFSKKGKRYGLLSFFNYAKESLLPMRTKKGF, encoded by the exons ATGTTGTTTTTAACATTTATGACCTATGCTGCTATCTGTATCCAGATAATTTATGCTACTGTAGCTATAg CCTCCGGATTATATTATTTAGCAGAACTTGTGGAGGAATATTCTAGTATTGCTAAAAAATGTATTACTTGGATTAATATC GGTGTAACAAGTTTATTTATTCTTTTATGGCTGCTAGAAGGCTTTCCTTCGCTAATGATTGTATGTGGGATACTTGCACAAATTTCCCATTTtgtgattttgaaaaattttccgtATGTGAGTTTCTTACAACCAAGTTTCATCGTTGCAGTTTTATTCATTGTGATAAATCACCTGTTAGCTTTCCAGCATTTTGCTGATATGTATTATACATTTTCAGAG GTGCTAGCATATTTCACATTATGCTTATGGTTAGTgcctttttctttatttgtttcATTATCAGCCAATGATAATGTCTTACCTATGACAAATGATAGAACAG ATGGTGACGTAGtaacaaattatttttcaaaaaaaggtaAAAGATATGGGCTGCTGTCATTTTTCAACTATGCCAAAGAATCTCTTCTTCCAATGAGAACAAAAAAAggattttga